The Frondihabitans australicus genome includes a region encoding these proteins:
- a CDS encoding FtsX-like permease family protein codes for MSAVGGTSRGAVSLAVRLARRMALQSIGRSLLIAGLIALPIVGVTGIDTVEASHLTTPADTARFQLGQNQAAIRVVSPPDPHLEQAPNDPFTYSSGTDNSSTMQADDYLSPQAVLPQGTRIIPTEQTTAILSTATGVGSIAAVEGAVWGPSFRGSYDLQSGRAPRSADEILVSPHALTRLGVRLGGTVVRVQPTRATYRVVGTLRGVTDRSTDDVVYGALGAFPGAGSQDASNADRLDAVQARIYYVPDRVVPWSEVRALNRQGMTVLSRDVLLHPPTSPHLTSGAVSSPWLDVLLVALLGVFAMFEVCLLAGAAFAVGARHRQRSFAILASVGATRRLLFGVMAVEGAILGLVGGVAGALGGIAAAFVAEPRIAGGSQVQYPEFRVDVPVVAAIIAGAIVAGLAAASAPARAASKVDTVAALRGARRPPRVSIRRPMVGVFVVAGGSIVALLGGLVTIGANQTIDPPRQVVVGGIVLLATGPVVMQIGMVLIAPLLLRGASSILSRWGTGARLAARDAARNPGRSVPALAAIMSCVFVSAFAMCLLAGGQELGVRNHDWQSPMNTGVVSLYESQSDGTTTLVGGQSVVRVLDHDLPGSHARILSSSPDLGVLGKALPTYTTVRVPKLGASAPSYFGSIGVSDHITVGTPDDLAAILGAKVSSESLATLEAGGAVSLYPQYVSGGTVTFDAVKPGANPGEAGPRVASHTVPAVVQEPAHPEQYGVFVTRATADRLGMHVVPSQVFTTMAHSPTTAEQDAVAADLTVAIGNGYVAFETGPSLYAATWSWALLGLTTVIALGAAAVALALARADGRRDSHVLAVVGAAPRVQRSFGFWQGVVVVGVGSVIGVVLGLVPAFALGLRGPGITHGYLPFTPPWLQLGLTAVGMPLLIAAGSWLVSRRPRALLRTRRDLVA; via the coding sequence GTGAGTGCCGTCGGGGGAACATCGCGGGGCGCCGTGTCGCTCGCCGTCCGGCTCGCCCGCCGCATGGCTCTGCAGTCGATCGGCCGCAGCCTCCTGATCGCGGGGCTGATAGCGCTGCCGATCGTCGGTGTCACGGGCATCGACACGGTCGAGGCCAGCCACCTCACGACGCCGGCCGACACCGCGCGATTCCAGCTCGGGCAGAACCAGGCCGCGATCCGCGTGGTGAGCCCGCCCGATCCGCATCTCGAGCAGGCCCCGAACGACCCGTTCACCTACTCGAGCGGCACCGACAACTCGAGCACCATGCAGGCCGATGACTACCTGTCGCCCCAGGCGGTGCTCCCGCAGGGCACGCGGATCATCCCCACGGAGCAGACGACCGCGATCCTCAGCACCGCGACCGGCGTCGGCTCGATCGCCGCGGTCGAGGGCGCCGTGTGGGGCCCGTCCTTCCGTGGCTCGTACGACCTCCAGTCCGGTCGCGCCCCGCGCTCCGCTGACGAGATCCTGGTCAGCCCCCACGCCCTGACCCGACTCGGCGTCAGGCTCGGCGGCACGGTCGTCCGGGTGCAGCCGACCCGCGCGACGTACCGCGTCGTCGGGACCCTCCGCGGCGTGACCGATCGATCCACCGACGACGTCGTCTACGGCGCGCTCGGCGCGTTCCCGGGCGCCGGGTCGCAGGATGCCTCGAACGCCGACCGGCTCGACGCCGTGCAGGCCCGCATCTACTACGTCCCCGACCGCGTCGTCCCGTGGTCGGAGGTCCGTGCGCTGAACCGTCAGGGCATGACCGTCCTGTCGCGCGACGTGCTCCTGCATCCGCCGACGAGCCCGCACCTGACGTCGGGGGCGGTCTCGAGCCCCTGGCTCGACGTCCTGCTCGTGGCGCTCCTCGGCGTCTTCGCGATGTTCGAGGTCTGCCTCCTGGCCGGCGCCGCCTTCGCGGTCGGAGCGCGCCACCGTCAGCGGTCGTTCGCGATCCTGGCCAGTGTCGGGGCGACGCGTCGGCTGCTTTTCGGCGTCATGGCCGTCGAGGGCGCGATCCTGGGGCTCGTGGGCGGAGTCGCCGGAGCGCTCGGCGGCATCGCGGCGGCCTTCGTCGCCGAACCGCGGATCGCCGGCGGCTCGCAGGTCCAGTACCCCGAGTTCCGGGTCGACGTGCCCGTCGTGGCCGCGATCATCGCCGGAGCGATCGTGGCCGGCCTGGCCGCCGCGTCGGCCCCGGCGCGCGCCGCGTCGAAGGTCGACACCGTGGCGGCGCTCCGTGGGGCCCGCCGGCCACCGAGGGTGTCGATCCGGCGCCCCATGGTCGGAGTCTTCGTCGTGGCGGGCGGCTCGATCGTGGCCCTCCTGGGCGGTCTCGTCACGATCGGCGCGAACCAGACGATCGATCCGCCGCGCCAGGTGGTCGTCGGCGGCATCGTGCTCCTGGCGACGGGTCCCGTGGTCATGCAGATCGGCATGGTGCTCATCGCGCCGCTCCTTCTCCGCGGCGCGTCGTCGATCCTGAGCCGGTGGGGGACCGGCGCCCGGCTGGCCGCGCGCGACGCGGCACGCAACCCGGGCCGCAGCGTGCCGGCGCTCGCCGCGATCATGAGCTGCGTGTTCGTGTCGGCGTTCGCCATGTGCCTCCTCGCCGGAGGGCAGGAGCTCGGGGTCCGGAACCACGACTGGCAGTCGCCGATGAACACCGGCGTGGTCAGCCTGTACGAGAGTCAGTCGGACGGCACGACGACCCTCGTCGGCGGGCAGTCGGTCGTCCGCGTGCTCGACCACGACCTGCCGGGCTCGCACGCACGCATCCTGAGCTCGAGCCCGGATCTCGGCGTGCTCGGGAAGGCGCTGCCGACCTACACGACGGTGCGGGTGCCGAAACTCGGGGCGTCGGCCCCCTCGTACTTCGGCAGCATCGGGGTGTCGGACCACATCACGGTCGGCACGCCCGACGACCTCGCCGCGATCCTGGGCGCGAAGGTGTCGTCGGAGTCCCTCGCCACGCTCGAGGCCGGGGGAGCGGTCTCGCTCTACCCGCAGTACGTCTCCGGCGGCACCGTGACGTTCGACGCCGTGAAGCCCGGCGCGAACCCGGGTGAAGCCGGGCCCCGGGTGGCCTCTCACACCGTGCCTGCCGTCGTCCAGGAGCCCGCCCATCCCGAGCAGTACGGCGTCTTCGTGACACGCGCCACCGCGGATCGCCTCGGCATGCACGTCGTGCCGTCGCAGGTGTTCACCACGATGGCGCACTCGCCCACGACCGCCGAGCAGGACGCCGTGGCGGCCGACCTGACGGTCGCGATCGGCAACGGCTACGTCGCCTTCGAGACCGGGCCCTCGCTGTACGCCGCGACCTGGTCGTGGGCCCTGCTCGGCCTCACGACCGTCATCGCCCTGGGCGCCGCTGCCGTCGCCCTGGCGCTGGCCCGAGCCGACGGACGTCGCGACAGCCACGTGCTCGCCGTCGTCGGAGCGGCGCCCCGCGTCCAGCGCTCCTTCGGCTTCTGGCAGGGCGTCGTAGTCGTCGGCGTGGGATCGGTGATCGGCGTGGTCCTCGGGCTCGTGCCGGCATTCGCTCTGGGCCTGCGGGGGCCGGGGATCACCCACGGCTACCTGCCGTTCACGCCGCCCTGGCTCCAGCTCGGGCTGACGGCGGTCGGGATGCCGCTGCTGATCGCCGCGGGATCGTGGCTCGTCAGCCGTCGACCCCGGGCGCTCCTGCGAACCCGGCGCGACCTCGTCGCCTGA
- a CDS encoding ABC transporter ATP-binding protein codes for MQYGRGETAVTALSGVDLTVSRGELVAVMGASGSGKSTLLTVAGGLAAPTSGEVVVEGRWLSQLSARDLASLRRKSLGFVFQDFNLIPSLTALENVSLPLELDGLASRRARRPALDALAAVELSDRADRYPADLSGGQQQRVAIARAVVGGRSLILADEPTGALDSATGEIVLRMLRNRIDAGAGGILVTHDARHAAWADRIVFLRDGRVVDQAASAPLSSLWEGAQR; via the coding sequence ATGCAGTACGGCCGCGGCGAGACCGCGGTGACCGCGCTCTCCGGCGTCGATCTCACCGTCTCGCGAGGCGAGCTGGTCGCCGTCATGGGGGCGTCAGGATCGGGCAAGTCGACCCTCCTCACCGTCGCCGGCGGCCTCGCTGCCCCGACCAGCGGTGAGGTCGTCGTCGAGGGGCGCTGGCTGAGCCAGCTCTCCGCCCGCGACCTGGCGTCGCTCCGGCGCAAGAGCCTCGGCTTCGTCTTCCAGGACTTCAACCTGATCCCGTCGCTCACGGCGCTCGAGAACGTCTCGCTCCCGCTGGAGCTCGACGGGCTCGCGTCCAGGAGAGCTCGCCGTCCGGCACTCGATGCGCTCGCTGCGGTCGAGCTGTCCGACCGCGCCGACCGCTACCCGGCCGACCTGTCCGGCGGCCAGCAGCAGCGCGTGGCCATCGCCAGGGCCGTGGTCGGCGGGCGATCGCTGATCCTGGCCGACGAGCCGACCGGGGCCCTCGACTCCGCCACGGGCGAGATCGTGCTGCGCATGCTCCGCAACCGGATCGACGCCGGAGCCGGCGGGATCCTGGTCACGCACGACGCCCGCCACGCGGCGTGGGCCGACCGCATCGTGTTCCTCCGCGACGGACGGGTCGTCGACCAGGCGGCCTCCGCGCCCCTGTCGTCGCTCTGGGAGGGGGCCCAGCGGTGA
- a CDS encoding PadR family transcriptional regulator, whose amino-acid sequence MSIRQSFLAILDQGPCYGYQLRAEFEGRTGATWPLNIGQIYTTLDRLERDGLVERDDASSGEGEHIYYRITAKGHDEVAAWLGSPVPRTTAAPRDELAMKLAIAVTLPGVDIVALIQTQRAATFKVLQELTRSKNATGPATSADDLAWQLVVDSLLFQAEAEIRWLDHSETTLVRAAERGLGAALPLGEAPVRRARAARGAGPEARS is encoded by the coding sequence GTGTCCATCCGTCAGAGTTTTCTCGCCATCCTCGATCAGGGCCCGTGCTACGGGTACCAGCTGCGGGCCGAGTTCGAGGGCCGCACGGGCGCGACCTGGCCCCTCAACATCGGCCAGATCTACACGACGCTCGACCGCCTCGAGCGCGACGGCCTGGTGGAGCGCGACGATGCCTCCTCGGGCGAGGGCGAGCACATCTACTACCGCATCACCGCGAAGGGCCACGACGAGGTCGCCGCGTGGCTCGGCAGCCCGGTTCCGCGCACCACGGCCGCGCCCCGCGACGAGCTGGCGATGAAGCTGGCGATCGCGGTGACGCTGCCCGGCGTCGACATCGTCGCGCTGATCCAGACTCAGCGCGCCGCGACGTTCAAGGTTCTTCAGGAGCTGACGCGCTCCAAGAACGCGACCGGCCCCGCGACCTCGGCGGACGACCTCGCCTGGCAGCTGGTCGTCGACTCGCTCCTGTTCCAGGCCGAGGCCGAGATCCGCTGGCTCGACCACTCCGAGACCACGCTCGTCCGCGCGGCCGAGCGCGGCCTCGGCGCAGCCCTGCCGCTCGGCGAGGCACCCGTTCGTCGCGCCCGGGCGGCGCGCGGCGCAGGGCCGGAGGCACGCTCGTGA
- a CDS encoding phospholipase, with protein MPFRAFSRNSPTTTSTTAEPLTTATGTQTVTTATGTRRAISAQRAAETRRRRTRRLRIAGIAGAGVVAAACGTGFAFVGTSGASNAFGLPSATPSAAPTQMSVTHSGDGTVSVHAGSAVTRQVADSAAQTALATGHLVAENAEGKTNAAELTQSMAQLADYRTLAPDTVIQRVNATQSAAQAVGARTTVATARIEAIKTANEKKAQIEAQKDADAARQAAANTPAAAQATAQKLMASQYGWGSDQFSCLVNLWNKESGWNYKAYNASGATGIPQALPGSKMSSVASDWATNATTQIIWGLGYIQGSYGTPCAAWAHSEANNWY; from the coding sequence TTGCCGTTCCGCGCGTTCTCCCGTAACAGCCCCACGACCACCAGCACCACCGCCGAGCCCCTCACCACGGCCACCGGCACCCAGACGGTCACCACCGCCACCGGCACCCGCCGCGCGATCAGCGCACAGCGAGCCGCCGAGACCCGCCGCCGTCGCACCCGCCGCCTCCGCATCGCCGGCATCGCAGGAGCCGGCGTCGTCGCCGCGGCCTGCGGCACCGGCTTCGCGTTCGTCGGTACGTCCGGGGCCTCGAACGCCTTCGGGCTCCCGTCCGCGACCCCCTCCGCCGCCCCCACGCAGATGAGCGTCACCCACTCCGGCGACGGCACCGTCTCGGTGCACGCCGGCAGCGCCGTCACGCGCCAGGTGGCCGACTCCGCCGCGCAGACGGCGCTCGCCACCGGTCACCTCGTCGCCGAGAACGCCGAGGGCAAGACGAACGCCGCCGAGCTCACGCAGTCGATGGCGCAGCTCGCCGACTACCGCACCCTCGCCCCCGACACCGTGATCCAGCGTGTCAACGCGACCCAGAGCGCGGCGCAGGCCGTCGGCGCCCGCACCACGGTCGCGACCGCCCGCATCGAGGCGATCAAGACCGCCAACGAGAAGAAGGCGCAGATCGAGGCCCAGAAGGACGCCGACGCCGCAAGGCAGGCGGCGGCGAACACGCCCGCCGCGGCGCAGGCCACCGCGCAGAAGCTCATGGCGTCGCAGTACGGCTGGGGCAGCGACCAGTTCTCGTGCCTCGTGAACCTCTGGAACAAGGAGTCGGGCTGGAACTACAAGGCCTACAACGCCTCCGGCGCCACCGGGATCCCGCAGGCCCTCCCCGGCTCCAAGATGTCCAGCGTCGCGAGCGACTGGGCGACCAACGCCACCACGCAGATCATCTGGGGCCTCGGCTACATCCAGGGCTCGTACGGCACGCCGTGCGCCGCGTGGGCGCACTCCGAGGCGAACAACTGGTACTGA
- a CDS encoding diacylglycerol/lipid kinase family protein gives MTTTKPLRLVVAINPTASFGRGRPVGPAVVSALETAGHEVIPLVRSSHADLLAAASDSLAIGAQEHADALIVVGGDGMVSLGTALVAGTGVPLGIVPSGTGNDMARALGIPHDDPAAAIRMLVERIAAPARAVDALRVTQVDGRTTWVAGTVSAGFDAFVNERANALRRPRGRLRYDVALVLELVRLRQVDYEIEIDGVGQTVAGTLVSVGNARSVGGGIALLPDAIVDDGELDVLVVDRLSRRTFLRLFPRVAKGTHGDDPRVRLSRARRVRVSAPGVIAYGDGERLGPLPLEIEVVPGALAVFA, from the coding sequence ATGACGACGACGAAGCCGCTCCGCCTCGTGGTGGCGATCAACCCCACCGCGTCGTTCGGCCGCGGTCGCCCCGTCGGGCCCGCCGTCGTCTCCGCCCTCGAGACCGCGGGCCACGAGGTGATCCCGCTCGTGCGCTCGTCGCACGCCGACCTCCTCGCCGCCGCTTCCGACTCGCTCGCCATCGGGGCGCAGGAGCACGCCGACGCCCTCATCGTGGTCGGCGGCGACGGCATGGTGAGCCTGGGCACGGCCCTCGTCGCCGGGACCGGCGTCCCGCTGGGCATCGTGCCCTCCGGCACCGGCAACGACATGGCGCGAGCGCTGGGGATCCCGCATGACGATCCGGCCGCGGCGATACGGATGCTCGTGGAGCGGATCGCTGCTCCTGCTCGCGCCGTCGACGCCCTGCGCGTGACCCAAGTCGACGGGCGCACGACCTGGGTGGCCGGGACGGTGTCGGCGGGGTTCGACGCGTTCGTCAACGAGCGGGCGAACGCGCTGCGCCGACCTCGCGGCCGCCTCCGGTACGACGTCGCCCTGGTGCTCGAGCTCGTGCGGCTGCGTCAGGTCGACTACGAGATCGAGATCGACGGGGTCGGGCAGACCGTGGCCGGCACGCTCGTCTCCGTCGGCAACGCGCGCTCGGTGGGCGGCGGCATCGCCCTGCTGCCGGACGCGATTGTCGACGACGGCGAGCTCGACGTGCTCGTGGTCGACCGGTTGTCGAGGCGGACGTTCCTCCGGCTCTTCCCGCGGGTCGCGAAGGGCACGCACGGCGACGACCCGCGCGTGCGGCTCTCCCGCGCCCGCCGGGTGCGCGTCTCGGCGCCCGGCGTCATCGCCTACGGCGACGGCGAGCGCCTCGGGCCGCTTCCCCTCGAGATCGAGGTCGTGCCCGGGGCGCTCGCCGTCTTCGCGTAG
- a CDS encoding inorganic phosphate transporter, whose translation MDITVIVILVIVLAVFFDFTNGFHDTANAMATPIATGALRPRVAVTVAAILNLIGAFLSTEVAKTISGGIIREGPGGVDITPSMIFAGLVGAVIWNMVTWLRGLPSSSSHALFGGLIGAALVGAGLDSVDFGVVLSKVVLPAVLAPLVAGLAAFTATRLAYWITRRPVGRNQRGGFRVGQMFTSSMVALAHGTNDAQKTMGVITLTLIAGGFLGQGAEPPIWVILVCALAIALGTYTGGWRIIQTLGGGLTDVKVTQGFSAEASTAATVLASSHLGFALSTTQVSSGSIIGAGLGRRGGRIQWGTAGKIVIAWFITLPASGLVGAVCELIGRRGLAGLIVDAVLGAAVIVGIFVLSRRKPAEQSNALEVDVAMNSVLTRKERRALAKKRSDELLAARRRLSDESSLFGLADDAPVGASGDGSAR comes from the coding sequence ACAGTCATCGTCATCCTGGTCATCGTGCTGGCCGTCTTCTTCGACTTCACGAACGGCTTCCACGACACCGCGAACGCCATGGCGACGCCGATCGCGACGGGTGCCCTGCGGCCGCGCGTAGCTGTGACCGTCGCGGCGATCCTCAACCTGATCGGCGCGTTCCTCTCCACCGAGGTCGCCAAGACGATCTCCGGCGGCATCATCCGCGAGGGGCCGGGCGGCGTCGACATCACGCCGTCGATGATCTTCGCCGGCCTCGTCGGCGCCGTCATCTGGAACATGGTCACCTGGCTCCGCGGTCTGCCCTCTTCCTCGTCGCACGCGCTGTTCGGCGGCCTCATCGGGGCGGCGCTCGTCGGCGCGGGGCTCGACTCCGTCGACTTCGGCGTCGTGCTGTCGAAGGTCGTGCTGCCCGCCGTCCTGGCTCCGCTCGTGGCCGGCCTCGCGGCGTTCACGGCGACCCGTCTCGCCTACTGGATCACGAGGCGCCCCGTGGGTCGCAACCAGCGGGGCGGTTTCCGCGTCGGCCAGATGTTCACCTCGTCGATGGTCGCGCTCGCCCACGGCACGAACGACGCTCAGAAGACCATGGGCGTCATCACGCTGACGCTCATCGCCGGCGGCTTCCTCGGCCAGGGCGCCGAGCCGCCCATCTGGGTGATTCTCGTCTGCGCCCTCGCGATCGCTCTCGGCACGTACACCGGCGGCTGGCGGATCATCCAGACCCTCGGCGGCGGCCTCACGGACGTCAAGGTGACGCAGGGCTTCTCGGCCGAGGCGTCGACCGCGGCCACCGTGCTCGCCTCCAGCCATCTCGGCTTCGCCCTGTCGACGACGCAGGTGTCGTCGGGGTCGATCATCGGCGCGGGTCTCGGTCGGCGCGGCGGCAGGATCCAGTGGGGCACCGCAGGCAAGATCGTCATCGCCTGGTTCATCACCCTGCCCGCCTCGGGCCTCGTCGGCGCCGTCTGCGAGCTCATCGGCCGGCGGGGGCTCGCCGGGCTCATCGTGGACGCCGTGCTCGGAGCCGCGGTGATCGTCGGCATCTTCGTGCTCTCGCGCCGCAAGCCCGCCGAGCAGTCCAACGCCCTGGAGGTCGACGTCGCCATGAACTCGGTGCTCACCCGCAAAGAGCGCCGCGCTCTCGCGAAGAAGCGCAGCGACGAGCTCCTCGCGGCCCGCCGCCGGCTGAGCGACGAGTCCTCGCTGTTCGGTCTGGCCGACGACGCACCCGTTGGCGCGAGCGGAGACGGGAGCGCCCGGTGA